The Dehalogenimonas sp. 4OHTPN genome window below encodes:
- a CDS encoding GNAT family N-acetyltransferase gives MIVYRDIVPGDLPALESMLRRISEFAPDELPVANEVLEGSVSNPAGSGYYTVVAEVDGRPVGYATYGSTPLSRGNWEIYWAAVDPETQGRGIGRELMRRCETAVKQRGGWQITLETSSTPQYARTRRFHASCGYTEIARIPDFYDRGDDLVIFYKKLG, from the coding sequence ATGATCGTTTACAGGGACATCGTCCCGGGTGACCTGCCGGCCCTTGAGTCCATGCTCCGCCGGATTTCGGAATTCGCCCCTGATGAGCTGCCGGTGGCCAACGAAGTGCTTGAAGGCTCAGTCTCGAACCCGGCAGGTTCAGGTTACTATACCGTCGTCGCCGAAGTGGATGGCCGTCCCGTCGGCTATGCGACCTACGGCAGTACCCCGCTTTCCCGCGGTAACTGGGAAATCTACTGGGCGGCCGTGGACCCGGAAACCCAGGGCCGCGGCATTGGGCGGGAATTGATGCGCCGTTGCGAGACAGCCGTTAAACAGCGCGGCGGCTGGCAGATCACGCTTGAAACATCTTCCACACCGCAATACGCCCGGACAAGGCGTTTCCACGCCAGCTGCGGGTATACCGAGATAGCCCGTATCCCCGACTTTTACGACCGCGGCGATGACCTGGTCATATTCTACAAAAAGCTCGGCTAA
- the thrC gene encoding threonine synthase: MAKPGVLAHYGKFLPVTDKTPLITLGEGDTPLVRAPRLEKEFGAGELHFKLEACNPTGSFKDRGMVMAVAKALENSFKAVACASTGNTSASATAYAAAAGIESIIVIPKGKIALGKLAQAIVYGAKIVMVDGNFDDALRMVRELCDKQPVALVNSVNPNRIEGQKTAAFEICDSLGRAPDLLFLPVGNAGNITAYWKGFKEYRDHGITAAAPKMMGFQAAGAAPIVLGHPVDKPETIATAIRIGNPASWKQAEAARDESGGVIDMVTDEEILEAYHIMAEKSGIFGEPASAASLAGLIKLKRQGTDFGGKKVVCVVTGSGLKDADTAIKGFSGKFIEVAAELAAIEKALGY; this comes from the coding sequence ATGGCGAAACCGGGCGTGCTGGCGCATTACGGGAAATTCCTGCCGGTGACGGACAAGACGCCGCTCATCACCCTGGGCGAAGGCGACACGCCCCTTGTCCGGGCGCCTCGGCTGGAGAAGGAATTCGGCGCCGGCGAGTTGCACTTCAAGCTGGAAGCCTGCAACCCGACCGGCTCTTTCAAGGACCGCGGCATGGTGATGGCCGTGGCCAAAGCTCTGGAAAACAGTTTCAAGGCGGTCGCCTGCGCCTCCACCGGCAATACTTCGGCTTCCGCGACAGCCTACGCCGCCGCGGCGGGCATTGAGAGCATCATTGTCATTCCCAAGGGCAAAATCGCCCTTGGGAAACTGGCGCAGGCCATCGTCTACGGCGCTAAAATTGTCATGGTTGACGGCAATTTCGACGACGCCCTCCGCATGGTGCGCGAACTCTGCGACAAGCAGCCGGTGGCCCTGGTAAACTCGGTCAACCCCAACCGAATCGAAGGGCAGAAGACAGCGGCTTTCGAGATCTGCGACAGCCTCGGCCGTGCTCCGGATCTGCTGTTCCTGCCGGTGGGCAACGCCGGTAACATCACCGCTTACTGGAAAGGGTTCAAGGAGTACCGCGACCACGGCATCACCGCCGCGGCGCCTAAAATGATGGGGTTTCAAGCGGCCGGCGCCGCGCCTATCGTTCTCGGCCACCCGGTAGACAAACCGGAAACCATCGCCACCGCCATCCGTATCGGCAACCCGGCTTCCTGGAAACAGGCTGAAGCAGCCCGCGACGAATCCGGCGGCGTCATCGACATGGTCACTGATGAAGAAATCCTCGAGGCCTACCACATCATGGCTGAAAAAAGCGGAATCTTCGGCGAACCAGCCTCCGCGGCGTCTTTAGCCGGCCTGATCAAGTTGAAGCGCCAGGGTACTGATTTCGGCGGGAAGAAGGTGGTTTGCGTAGTCACCGGCAGCGGCCTCAAGGATGCCGATACCGCTATCAAGGGCTTCTCAGGCAAATTTATCGAAGTGGCGGCGGAACTGGCGGCTATAGAAAAGGCGCTCGGGTATTAG
- the fabF gene encoding beta-ketoacyl-ACP synthase II: MMDTRFKPDYSRRVVITGIGMVSPLGLDTLTTWDGLINGRNGIEMLTLFDASSLETRFGGECKGFEPANYINKKDIRRMDRFAQLAVAAARMAVEESKLDIADGKGDDIGVIVGSGIGGLTTLFDQARVCIEKGPSKVTPFLIPMMISDIAAAQIAIAMGLKGPNFCTTSACSSGSDAIGTAYEAIREGRADTMLAGGTESGMNVLAFAAFNALNALSTNNDDPHHASRPFDAGRSGFVMSEGACVVVLEELTAALKRGAHIYAEVLGYGNSCDAFHIVQPIETGEGAARAMKMAVKRAGIEPGEIDYINAHGTSTQLNDKMETSAIKQVLGDHAYKVSISSTKSMLGHLIGGAGAIECAICALVIKNGIIPPTINYTTPDPDCDLDYTPNTARIKKVDTTLSNSFGFGGHNSVIILRQYE; encoded by the coding sequence ATGATGGACACCCGTTTCAAACCTGATTATTCCCGCCGAGTGGTCATCACCGGCATCGGAATGGTCAGCCCCCTCGGCCTTGACACTCTGACCACCTGGGACGGTTTGATAAACGGCCGCAACGGCATCGAGATGCTGACCCTGTTCGACGCTTCATCCCTGGAAACCCGTTTCGGCGGAGAATGCAAGGGATTTGAACCGGCCAACTACATCAACAAGAAAGACATCCGGCGGATGGACCGCTTCGCCCAACTGGCGGTAGCCGCCGCGCGCATGGCTGTCGAGGAGTCAAAATTGGATATCGCCGACGGTAAGGGCGACGACATCGGCGTCATTGTCGGCTCCGGTATCGGCGGCCTGACCACACTGTTTGACCAGGCTAGAGTCTGCATCGAAAAAGGGCCGTCCAAGGTCACCCCTTTCCTCATCCCGATGATGATCTCGGACATCGCCGCTGCCCAGATCGCTATCGCCATGGGCTTAAAGGGACCCAACTTCTGCACCACCTCCGCTTGCTCTTCGGGTTCCGATGCCATCGGCACCGCCTATGAGGCAATCCGTGAAGGCCGCGCCGATACCATGCTGGCCGGCGGTACTGAGAGCGGCATGAACGTCCTGGCTTTCGCCGCGTTCAACGCATTAAACGCCTTATCAACTAACAACGACGACCCGCACCACGCGTCACGGCCTTTCGATGCCGGACGCTCCGGCTTCGTCATGAGCGAAGGTGCCTGCGTTGTTGTCCTGGAGGAGCTCACGGCAGCCCTCAAACGGGGCGCTCACATCTACGCCGAAGTTTTGGGCTACGGCAACTCCTGCGATGCATTCCACATCGTCCAGCCCATCGAGACCGGGGAGGGCGCCGCCCGTGCCATGAAGATGGCCGTCAAACGAGCCGGGATCGAACCCGGAGAGATTGACTACATCAACGCCCACGGAACCTCGACCCAGCTCAATGACAAGATGGAAACGTCAGCTATCAAGCAGGTGCTGGGTGATCACGCTTATAAAGTCTCCATCAGTTCGACCAAGTCAATGCTCGGGCATCTCATTGGCGGCGCTGGGGCGATTGAGTGCGCAATCTGCGCGTTGGTCATAAAAAATGGTATAATCCCGCCGACAATCAACTATACTACGCCGGACCCTGATTGTGACCTTGACTATACACCAAATACGGCAAGAATTAAGAAAGTCGACACAACGCTGTCAAACTCCTTTGGCTTCGGCGGTCATAACTCTGTTATCATCCTGCGTCAGTACGAATAA
- a CDS encoding homoserine dehydrogenase, translating into MRKTSIGIGLIGIGVIGGAVARVLRDRADRLSAQVGVPVELRRVKIADIDLTRPIIAEFPRELFTTDEADFWATPGIDIVVEAIGGEFPAFEYLEKALRSGKHVVSSNKEVIAKHAAELLDLARRNNVGLRFEAAVGGGIPLLQPFQYDLSANEIKGIYAIINGTTNYILTRMAREGIEFSEALKQAQSLGYAERNPANDIEGFDSVYKLSIMSMLAFQTEVKPDDIYREGITKLEARDFKYAEELGFVIKLLAIAKESEGEIELRVHPVFLPRDYFLAKVDGVFNAVLTTGDLVGDVIFSGQGAGPAPTSSAVVADVLASAQEAASGVGNRMRWRLDGGKRLRPMADINTRYYFRLNVADKPGVLAHIAGIFGDNNISISSVIQKEVDETTESAEVVIMTHPARESAVRQAVEALDRLDTIKAVNNFIRVGI; encoded by the coding sequence ATGAGAAAAACCAGCATCGGAATCGGACTTATCGGTATCGGGGTTATCGGGGGCGCCGTAGCCCGGGTGCTGCGCGACCGGGCGGACCGGCTGTCAGCCCAGGTCGGCGTGCCTGTTGAGCTGAGGCGGGTGAAAATCGCCGACATCGACCTGACCCGGCCTATCATCGCCGAATTCCCGCGGGAGCTGTTCACCACCGACGAGGCCGACTTCTGGGCCACGCCGGGCATAGACATCGTCGTCGAAGCTATCGGCGGCGAGTTTCCCGCATTTGAATATCTGGAAAAAGCCCTCCGGAGCGGTAAACACGTCGTCTCCTCCAACAAAGAGGTCATCGCCAAGCACGCCGCTGAACTACTGGACCTGGCGCGGAGGAACAACGTCGGCCTGCGCTTCGAAGCCGCGGTCGGCGGCGGCATCCCGCTGTTGCAGCCGTTCCAATACGATCTCTCGGCTAATGAAATTAAAGGCATCTACGCCATTATCAACGGCACCACCAATTACATCCTGACACGGATGGCCCGCGAGGGTATCGAATTTTCCGAGGCGCTGAAACAAGCCCAGTCCCTGGGCTACGCCGAGCGTAATCCGGCAAACGACATCGAGGGGTTCGATTCGGTCTATAAGCTGTCCATCATGTCCATGCTGGCTTTCCAGACCGAGGTGAAGCCGGACGACATATACCGCGAAGGCATCACCAAGCTCGAAGCACGCGACTTTAAATACGCCGAAGAACTGGGCTTTGTCATCAAGCTATTGGCTATCGCCAAGGAGTCGGAAGGGGAGATTGAACTTCGGGTGCACCCGGTGTTCCTGCCCCGGGACTACTTCCTGGCCAAGGTCGACGGCGTCTTCAACGCCGTGCTGACAACCGGGGATCTGGTGGGCGATGTCATCTTCTCCGGCCAGGGCGCAGGCCCGGCGCCGACCTCATCAGCAGTAGTCGCCGACGTACTGGCTTCAGCCCAGGAGGCGGCCTCAGGCGTGGGCAACCGCATGAGGTGGCGGCTTGACGGGGGCAAGCGGCTACGGCCGATGGCGGACATTAACACCCGCTACTACTTCCGGCTGAACGTGGCTGACAAACCAGGCGTGCTGGCCCATATTGCCGGCATCTTCGGCGACAACAATATAAGCATTTCCTCGGTCATCCAGAAAGAAGTTGACGAAACCACCGAATCGGCCGAGGTGGTCATCATGACTCATCCAGCCAGGGAATCGGCTGTCCGCCAGGCCGTGGAAGCACTCGACCGTCTGGATACTATCAAGGCGGTCAACAATTTCATTCGCGTAGGTATATAA
- a CDS encoding flavin reductase family protein, with amino-acid sequence MKQVSESVGAYYQHYPRIAAVVSAYNDGKADAMTCTWHTPLSSKPPLFGVLLTPRRFTYQLIVDSKEFAVNFLPAESARLLAAVGGSKGAMVDKFATYNIARDIPLKTNAPVLADAYAAYECKLVEDRPYGDHQLLVGEVVATHWLEEAFSEGGSLDLKAAIPAFYLGNDSYITRLKPAVEKIDRGR; translated from the coding sequence ATGAAACAGGTATCAGAAAGCGTCGGCGCCTATTACCAGCACTATCCGCGCATCGCCGCGGTGGTATCGGCCTACAATGACGGCAAGGCTGATGCCATGACCTGTACCTGGCACACGCCGCTGTCTTCCAAACCGCCGCTGTTCGGCGTGCTGCTGACGCCGCGGCGTTTCACCTATCAACTCATCGTTGACAGCAAGGAGTTCGCGGTCAATTTTCTGCCCGCGGAATCGGCCCGGCTGCTGGCGGCCGTGGGCGGCAGCAAAGGAGCCATGGTGGACAAGTTCGCCACCTATAACATCGCCCGCGACATCCCGCTGAAAACCAACGCCCCGGTGCTGGCGGACGCTTACGCCGCCTACGAGTGCAAACTGGTGGAAGACAGGCCGTACGGCGACCACCAGCTGCTGGTGGGGGAGGTGGTGGCGACCCACTGGCTGGAAGAAGCCTTTTCCGAAGGCGGGTCGCTGGATTTAAAGGCAGCGATCCCGGCGTTTTACCTGGGCAACGATTCGTATATCACCAGGCTGAAGCCGGCGGTGGAGAAGATAGACCGCGGCAGATAG
- a CDS encoding carbon-nitrogen hydrolase family protein: protein MPFTRVALLHLDPRPGKLEANRALIERSVRLAAALGADFIVTPELAESGYHFEDYIGTAWIGEQSKAWIDHMSAVAYDLGVTLLLSTAERDQATGHLHNTVFALTGAGKTAGRYRKVNIHESHTTESWARKGETTDIIVLPQFKLGVMICADSWPPHIARELAEKGAELIISPANWGETPCPPESCWEKRSLETGLPVWVCNRTGTEHALNFEDAASVVVVGGKRLLNHCGPGSVILLFDWDMEKKTPLQTEFEVVPVT, encoded by the coding sequence ATGCCTTTTACTAGAGTCGCCCTGCTGCACCTTGACCCCCGCCCCGGAAAACTTGAGGCCAACCGCGCCCTCATTGAGCGGTCAGTACGCCTGGCCGCCGCATTGGGAGCCGATTTTATCGTCACCCCCGAACTGGCCGAAAGCGGCTATCATTTCGAAGACTACATCGGCACCGCTTGGATCGGCGAGCAGTCCAAAGCCTGGATAGACCATATGTCCGCTGTCGCCTATGATCTGGGAGTGACCCTGCTGCTCTCGACCGCTGAGCGTGACCAGGCCACCGGGCACCTTCATAATACCGTATTCGCCCTGACCGGTGCTGGCAAAACAGCCGGCAGATATCGCAAAGTCAACATCCACGAGTCCCATACCACCGAGTCCTGGGCCCGCAAGGGCGAAACCACCGACATTATCGTCCTGCCCCAATTCAAACTAGGCGTCATGATCTGCGCCGATTCCTGGCCGCCGCATATCGCCCGAGAACTGGCCGAAAAAGGTGCCGAACTGATTATCTCGCCCGCCAACTGGGGCGAGACGCCTTGCCCGCCGGAGAGTTGCTGGGAGAAACGCAGCCTCGAGACAGGTCTGCCGGTCTGGGTCTGCAACCGCACCGGCACCGAACACGCCCTAAATTTCGAGGATGCCGCCTCGGTCGTAGTCGTCGGCGGCAAACGCCTGCTCAACCACTGCGGCCCGGGCTCCGTCATCCTCCTCTTCGATTGGGACATGGAAAAGAAAACACCGCTTCAAACCGAATTCGAAGTGGTGCCGGTGACCTGA
- a CDS encoding response regulator transcription factor, producing the protein MVNKPELTVVLIEDDAEIVEAVTLTFKIRWPQATFLAANSGQEGVELVDKNNPDLVILDLGLPDTSGFNVLKDIRRFSHVPVIVLTARGDETDIVRGLELGADEYIIKPFRQMELLARVKAVMRRQETSAEELPLTVGSMTLGPSIRDLKLKDRRINLTRTEGIVLGQLMRHVGHPVSHAVLVKALWGEEYPGAAESLKVYVRHLREKIEENPSDPKLLLTRIGAGYQLAKPE; encoded by the coding sequence ATGGTGAATAAACCCGAGTTGACCGTGGTATTGATTGAGGATGACGCTGAAATCGTCGAAGCGGTAACGCTGACATTCAAGATCCGCTGGCCTCAGGCCACCTTTTTGGCCGCTAACTCCGGCCAGGAGGGCGTGGAACTGGTGGACAAAAACAACCCGGACCTGGTCATTCTTGATCTGGGTTTGCCGGACACCAGCGGATTCAATGTACTCAAGGACATCAGGCGTTTCAGTCACGTTCCGGTCATCGTACTGACCGCCCGGGGAGACGAAACCGATATCGTCCGCGGTCTTGAACTCGGCGCCGATGAGTACATCATCAAACCCTTCCGGCAGATGGAACTGCTGGCCAGGGTCAAGGCGGTCATGCGCCGCCAGGAAACATCGGCCGAGGAGTTGCCGCTGACCGTAGGCTCTATGACGCTGGGGCCTTCCATCCGCGACCTTAAACTTAAAGACCGGCGCATCAACCTCACCCGTACTGAGGGCATCGTCCTCGGGCAATTGATGCGTCATGTCGGTCACCCGGTGAGTCACGCCGTCCTGGTGAAAGCTTTATGGGGCGAGGAATACCCCGGCGCCGCCGAGAGCCTAAAGGTTTATGTCCGCCACCTGCGGGAAAAAATCGAGGAAAACCCCTCCGACCCCAAATTGCTGCTCACCCGCATCGGCGCCGGTTATCAGTTAGCCAAGCCAGAATAA
- a CDS encoding peptidylprolyl isomerase, with amino-acid sequence MAKKKHKSHSHPTHTLSVKAQSKLAAQKKRQKITRWIGFGIIGAVAALLVVGGVTQWLLPVYLPLQKTVLTVNGTKFNAQYVARMVNYYTGGDPTYSYLFIDPVIDQITQNELMKQRAAELGITVSDDEVAETIKESGIKSNPTTRDIVYSSLLAEKLTEQKFKVEIGAAGPQRQVLAMLLESAAQAEAVRARLQAGESFADIAAELSLDTTTLTNKGDMGFHPEGILDGLLSADGLEAAVFAAAQGDIGFFYDENKSKQLGYWVLKVTEKKTENEVTTAKVSGILVPTIEKAEEIRARLTAGEDFAAVAKEASQDATTKDAGGDLGTLTQGTSTGPVADFVFSEAAVVDRISVPVQTKVSSTTGAYWLYQVKAVESSRTFTEDDLDTLVNAAFSEWLTAIKNDPANEIDTVELTDEQRDLIAEQSLA; translated from the coding sequence TTGGCCAAAAAGAAGCATAAGTCGCATTCCCACCCGACTCACACTCTGTCGGTAAAAGCACAATCTAAATTGGCCGCTCAAAAGAAGCGCCAGAAAATAACCCGGTGGATCGGCTTCGGCATTATCGGCGCAGTGGCGGCTCTCCTGGTGGTGGGCGGCGTCACCCAGTGGCTGCTTCCAGTCTACCTGCCACTCCAGAAGACAGTGCTGACAGTAAACGGCACCAAATTCAATGCTCAATATGTAGCCCGCATGGTCAATTATTATACCGGCGGAGATCCGACCTACTCATACCTTTTTATCGACCCGGTGATCGATCAGATAACCCAGAACGAACTGATGAAGCAGAGAGCCGCCGAACTCGGCATCACCGTTAGCGATGACGAAGTCGCCGAAACCATTAAAGAGTCCGGCATCAAGAGCAATCCAACCACCCGCGATATCGTTTACAGTTCGCTGCTGGCGGAAAAGCTGACCGAGCAAAAATTCAAGGTAGAGATCGGCGCCGCCGGTCCGCAGCGCCAGGTCCTGGCGATGCTTCTTGAGAGCGCGGCTCAAGCCGAGGCGGTTAGGGCCCGGCTTCAGGCCGGCGAAAGCTTTGCCGACATCGCCGCTGAGCTTTCCCTGGACACCACCACGCTCACCAACAAGGGCGACATGGGCTTCCACCCGGAGGGCATCCTGGACGGCCTGCTGTCCGCCGACGGGTTGGAGGCGGCGGTCTTTGCCGCGGCCCAGGGTGATATCGGCTTTTTCTACGACGAAAACAAATCGAAGCAGTTGGGCTACTGGGTGCTCAAGGTAACCGAGAAAAAGACGGAGAACGAGGTCACTACCGCAAAGGTATCCGGTATATTGGTTCCAACCATCGAGAAGGCCGAAGAGATCCGGGCCAGGCTGACAGCCGGCGAGGACTTTGCCGCTGTGGCGAAGGAAGCGTCCCAGGACGCTACCACCAAGGACGCCGGCGGCGACCTCGGCACCCTGACCCAGGGTACCTCCACCGGGCCGGTCGCAGACTTCGTATTTTCCGAGGCCGCGGTCGTCGACCGGATTTCTGTCCCGGTACAGACCAAGGTTTCCAGCACCACCGGCGCCTACTGGCTGTATCAGGTCAAGGCGGTTGAATCCAGCCGCACTTTTACCGAAGACGACCTGGATACACTGGTCAACGCCGCTTTCTCAGAATGGCTGACGGCCATTAAAAACGACCCGGCTAACGAAATTGATACCGTGGAACTGACCGACGAACAACGCGACCTTATAGCCGAGCAGTCACTGGCATAA
- a CDS encoding ATP-binding protein, which yields MTAAEDRAPTVGSGGAVGSCRYQKDEHDFRLIFQNAADAMLLWEFRSGSSPVLAEANTLAARRLGYHVEAIPGLTFSDIFPEPPVELAAIINEPEDGQTGVLESTFQTSSGRNEPVEISYSTFSINGKRFMLSIARDISARKAEATTLTEAYNREKSLRQALETEISKRVDFTRSLVHELKTPLTPLIASGEALLEILEGEDELRLAGNIYRGAMNLERRINDLLDFARGEMGVLKVHAQPLDVTPLLLDLAAQVSPQFDRKNQSLELEIDDDISLVMADEDRLRQILLNLLNNAGKFTPRGGQITIGAAVSGKMLRLSVADTGRGMTLLEQAHIFKPYYRIVDDADPNDGMGIGLALCRMLVTLQGGDIWFESEKDCGTTFYFTLPLTAEME from the coding sequence ATGACTGCAGCCGAAGACAGGGCCCCAACCGTCGGTTCCGGCGGCGCCGTCGGAAGCTGCAGGTATCAAAAAGATGAACACGATTTCCGCCTGATCTTCCAGAACGCCGCCGACGCGATGCTCCTCTGGGAATTCCGTTCCGGCAGCTCCCCGGTGCTTGCCGAAGCCAACACCCTGGCCGCCCGGCGGCTGGGTTATCATGTGGAAGCGATACCGGGACTGACCTTCTCCGACATCTTCCCGGAGCCGCCCGTTGAATTGGCCGCCATCATCAATGAACCTGAAGACGGCCAGACCGGTGTGTTGGAATCTACTTTTCAGACAAGTTCAGGCCGAAATGAGCCGGTTGAGATCAGTTATAGTACCTTCTCAATTAACGGCAAACGTTTCATGCTTTCGATTGCCAGGGATATTTCCGCCCGTAAAGCCGAGGCTACGACTCTGACGGAGGCCTATAACCGGGAAAAATCGTTGCGCCAGGCACTTGAGACTGAAATCAGTAAAAGGGTGGATTTCACCCGTTCGCTGGTGCATGAACTCAAGACACCGCTGACACCCCTGATCGCTTCCGGCGAAGCGCTGCTTGAAATACTCGAGGGTGAGGATGAACTGCGGCTGGCGGGAAACATTTACCGCGGCGCCATGAACCTGGAGCGCCGCATCAACGACCTCCTGGACTTCGCCCGCGGCGAGATGGGCGTCTTGAAGGTCCATGCCCAGCCCCTGGATGTCACGCCGCTGCTCCTGGACCTGGCCGCCCAGGTATCGCCCCAATTCGACCGTAAAAATCAGTCTCTAGAACTGGAGATTGACGATGACATCTCTCTGGTTATGGCTGATGAGGACCGGCTGCGGCAAATCCTGCTTAACCTGCTCAACAATGCCGGCAAGTTCACGCCGCGCGGCGGGCAGATTACCATCGGCGCGGCGGTTAGTGGTAAAATGCTGCGGTTAAGTGTTGCCGATACGGGCCGCGGCATGACCCTGCTGGAACAGGCTCATATTTTCAAGCCTTATTACCGTATCGTCGATGATGCCGATCCCAATGACGGTATGGGCATCGGTTTGGCGTTATGTAGAATGTTGGTCACGCTGCAGGGTGGGGATATCTGGTTTGAAAGCGAAAAAGACTGCGGCACGACATTCTATTTTACCCTGCCGCTGACGGCTGAAATGGAGTAG
- the folE gene encoding GTP cyclohydrolase I FolE — MIDEEAIKTAVESILKAIGDDPSREGLAGTPRRVAQMYSEIFGGMPQNPVDELQVGYELGHREMVILRDIPFYSMCEHHLLPFSGVAHIGYVPGEDGRVVGISKLARVVDIIARRPQIQERMATEIADAIMEGLKPDGVGVVISAEHMCMTMRGIKKPGARVVTSALRGIFAKRPATRAEFMALIQD, encoded by the coding sequence ATGATCGATGAAGAAGCCATAAAGACGGCGGTCGAGAGCATATTAAAAGCCATTGGCGACGACCCTTCGCGCGAGGGACTGGCGGGCACGCCGCGGCGGGTGGCCCAGATGTACTCCGAGATTTTCGGAGGCATGCCGCAGAATCCGGTTGACGAGCTGCAGGTCGGCTACGAACTGGGCCACCGCGAAATGGTCATTCTGCGCGACATACCGTTCTATTCCATGTGCGAGCATCACCTGCTGCCGTTCTCAGGCGTGGCACATATCGGCTACGTGCCGGGCGAGGACGGCCGGGTCGTCGGCATCTCCAAACTGGCGAGGGTGGTTGACATTATCGCCCGGCGGCCGCAGATCCAGGAGCGTATGGCCACCGAAATTGCCGACGCTATCATGGAAGGTCTTAAACCTGACGGCGTGGGCGTGGTTATCTCCGCGGAGCATATGTGCATGACCATGCGCGGCATCAAGAAGCCGGGGGCCAGGGTGGTCACCAGCGCGCTGCGCGGCATCTTTGCCAAGCGCCCGGCGACACGGGCGGAGTTCATGGCACTGATTCAGGATTAA
- a CDS encoding rhodanese-like domain-containing protein: MRKFIVVITVIVLAAAFAGCSDEPLITVPGQVIKEISAAEAYAMVQQNAGKADFIILDVRTPAEFAAGHLAGAILIDFNAGSFRTEVENLDKSKRYLVYCRTSNRSGQAVAVMKELGFKEVYDMDGGIVAWEAAGYPTVQ, encoded by the coding sequence TTGCGTAAATTTATTGTGGTGATAACCGTCATCGTATTAGCGGCGGCGTTCGCCGGGTGTTCGGACGAACCGCTGATCACCGTACCGGGGCAAGTCATCAAGGAAATCTCAGCCGCCGAAGCTTACGCCATGGTTCAGCAAAACGCCGGCAAGGCGGATTTCATCATTTTGGACGTAAGAACGCCAGCGGAATTTGCCGCCGGGCATCTGGCCGGGGCTATTCTAATCGATTTCAATGCCGGAAGTTTCCGCACCGAGGTCGAAAACCTGGATAAGAGCAAACGCTACCTGGTTTACTGCCGAACGTCCAACCGCTCAGGGCAGGCGGTGGCGGTGATGAAGGAACTGGGCTTTAAAGAGGTATACGATATGGACGGTGGTATCGTGGCTTGGGAAGCGGCGGGCTATCCCACGGTGCAATAA
- the mobB gene encoding molybdopterin-guanine dinucleotide biosynthesis protein B has protein sequence MTAPIIAFVGRSESGKTTFIERLVPELKSRGYKAATVKHVPQHFHPAAPVRDTERHLAAGAEATIAATPGALILTKPCSSENPLDEIARLLGDEYDIIIVEGFKNSGIPKFEIWRRDAGTPLEDIKSRVAVITDDEYPDESARRFRLSEVREVADLIEKGYILPNLDRISLNVNGESVALSAFPREFMTNIVNALIASLKGVPPVKWLEIRLRRSGNHPA, from the coding sequence TTGACGGCACCGATTATCGCCTTTGTCGGGCGCTCCGAATCAGGAAAAACAACCTTCATTGAACGACTGGTGCCGGAACTCAAAAGCCGGGGTTATAAAGCCGCCACCGTCAAGCATGTGCCGCAGCATTTTCACCCGGCGGCACCGGTCCGAGATACCGAGCGGCATCTGGCCGCCGGAGCCGAAGCCACTATCGCGGCGACGCCTGGAGCGTTAATACTAACAAAGCCGTGCTCATCCGAGAACCCGCTGGATGAGATCGCCCGACTGCTGGGCGACGAATACGACATTATCATAGTCGAGGGATTCAAAAACTCAGGGATACCGAAATTCGAGATTTGGCGCCGCGATGCCGGGACGCCGCTGGAGGACATTAAAAGCCGGGTAGCCGTTATTACCGACGACGAATACCCCGATGAATCAGCCCGAAGGTTTCGCTTAAGCGAAGTCAGAGAAGTGGCGGACTTGATTGAAAAAGGATATATTCTGCCCAACTTGGATAGGATATCGCTCAATGTTAACGGCGAATCGGTAGCCCTTTCCGCTTTTCCAAGAGAATTTATGACCAATATTGTTAACGCTTTGATCGCCAGCCTGAAAGGTGTGCCGCCAGTAAAGTGGCTGGAGATCAGATTGCGGCGCAGCGGAAATCACCCTGCATAA